From Triticum aestivum cultivar Chinese Spring chromosome 4A, IWGSC CS RefSeq v2.1, whole genome shotgun sequence, a single genomic window includes:
- the LOC123088031 gene encoding oligosaccharyltransferase complex subunit ostc, with product MAPRSEHAGGSASAAAAAAAAAAQSHGSGLDSMDPFFHALRVVPFAFLQPPRTRLKLPSNLALPSPMVVFSLILFTYFAVVSGLVYDVIVEPPGIGSSQDPATGAVRPVVFLPGRVNGQYIIEGLSSGFMFLLGGVGVILLDLAVDRTRPRSLRVSFGGAGVAAIVIAYAMAMLFLRIKIPGYLW from the coding sequence ATGGCTCCCAGATCGGAGCACGCCGGCGGGAGCgcctcggcggcagcggcggcggcggccgcggccgcccAGAGCCACGGATCCGGGCTCGACTCCATGGACCCCTTCTTCCACGCGCTCCGCGTggtccccttcgccttcctccagCCGCCGCGCACCCGCCTGAAGCTGCCGTCCAACCTGGCGCTCCCGTCCCCGATGGTCGTCTTCTCCCTCATCCTGTTCACCTActtcgccgtcgtctccggcctcgTCTACGACGTCATCGTCGAGCCCCCGGGCATCGGCAGCTCGCAGGACCCGGCCACCGGCGCCGTccgccccgtcgtcttcctcccagGCCGCGTCAACGGCCAGTACATCATCGAGGGCCTCTCCTCCGGCTTCATGTTCCTCCTCGGGGGCGTCGGGGTCATCCTCCTCGATCTGGCGGTCGACCGCACCAGGCCCCGCAGCCTGCGCGTCTCCTTCGGCGGCGCCGgcgtcgccgccatcgtcatcgCCTACGCCATGGCCATGctcttcctccgcatcaagatacccGGATACCTATGGTGA
- the LOC123083026 gene encoding uncharacterized protein — MDTAPPPAGNSTTEQRTEYFKFLWKWRKYLLLLAMLVASVTYAAGLNPPGGVRSDEEPALSAARQKRIGDPVLLATSPRRYAAFFYCNAAAFVTSLVVIMFLLDRRISGNRVGLAVLSSAMLLDLLALVAAFIAGSCRNVVASIYVSALFALVFAILCVYKDRRKAAVRTSVDKFLMLLSTFATPLTYGAGLSPPGGFWSQTEAGHRAGAPLLHDGPYKIRYNVFFYANANSFVASLAIIMLVMSRTASGSIIRSYLLSVCLLVELLGLPAAFAAGSSTRVDTTMYVVCLAAAALLMIVLQVAAMFLRTRMLMCNTSPGQPDANGIRANGQEEDGDEEDVIRVERTNNIENGQVGHMVESRSILLLLATLAATVTYQAGLSPPGGVWPHNNDQGHPDHIPGNPILLDIHPKRYKAFYYCNTAAFVASLVVIVIVQSNELSSGTTIRRVTLKTAIILGLYGLMGAQVAGSSPDAPTTIQWRSQLSGKAWQLPHLNLNQMY; from the exons ATGGATACTGCTCCGCCGCCGGCCGGAAACAGTACGACGGAGCAGCGAACAGAATACTTCAAATTCTTATGGAAGTGGCGCAAATACCTGCTGCTGCTCGCCATGCTGGTTGCCAGCGTCACCTACGCGGCCGGTCTCAACCCACCGGGCGGCGTTAGGTCCGACGAGGAGCCGGCGCTGTCGGCGGCCCGCCAGAAACGCATCGGCGACCCGGTTCTCCTGGCCACCAGCCCGCGTCGGTATGCCGCCTTCTTCTACTGCAACGCCGCCGCCTTTGTCACGTCCCTTGTCGTCATCATGTTCCTGCTGGACCGGCGCATCAGCGGCAACCGCGTTGGCCTCGCCGTGCTCAGCTCTGCCATGCTGCTCGACCTGCTCGCCCTCGTGGCTGCCTTCATCGCTGGGAGCTGCCGCAACGTGGTCGCGTCCATCTACGTCTCGGCGCTGTTCGCCCTCGTCTTCGCCATCCTCTGCGTGTACAAAGACCGGAGGAAGGCGGCGGTCAGGACAAGCGTGGACAAGTTCCTGATGCTGCTCTCCACCTTCGCGACGCCGCTGACCTACGGCGCGGGGTTGTCTCCGCCGGGAGGCTTCTGGAGCCAGACCGAGGCCGGGCATCGCGCGGGCGCCCCGCTGCTGCATGACGGGCCCTACAAGATCCGCTACAATGTCTTCTTCTACGCCAACGCCAACTCATTCGTGGCGTCCCTCGCCATCATCATGCTGGTCATGAGCAGGACGGCCAGCGGCAGCATCATCCGGTCGTATCTGTTGTCGGTGTGCCTTCTGGTGGAGCTGCTTGGCCTACCAGCTGCCTTCGCCGCCGGTAGCTCCACGAGGGTCGACACCACCATGTACGTCGTCTGCCTCGCGGCTGCGGCGCTCCTCATGATTGTGCTGCAGGTGGCGGCCATGTTCCTGCGTACCAGGATGCTCATGTGCAACACTTCGCCAGGACAACCAGACGC AAACGGGATTCGGGCTAATGGTCAGGAAGAAGACGGAGACGAAGAAGATGTCATCCGTGTGGAGAGGACAAACAACATCGAAAATGGGCAGGTAGGCCACATGGTGGAGTCGCGGTCAATTCTGCTGCTGCTGGCAACGCTCGCAGCGACGGTGACGTACCAGGCAGGGTTGAGCCCGCCCGGCGGCGTCTGGCCGCATAACAACGACCAAGGGCATCCAGATCACATCCCCGGGAACCCgatcctcctcgacattcacccCAAGAGGTACAAGGCGTTCTACTACTGCAACACGGCGGCGTTTGTGGCGTCGCTGGTTGTCATCGTCATCGTCCAGAGCAACGAGCTGAGCTCGGGCACCACCATCAGGCGGGTCACGCTCAAGACGGCCATCATACTGGGTCTGTACGGCCTCATGGGTGCCCAAGTCGCCGGGAGCTCCCCGGATGCCCCCACCACCatccagtggcggagccagctaTCTGGCAAGGCCTGGCAGCTGCCACACCTAAATTTGAACCAAATGTACTAA